The following are from one region of the Gemmatimonas sp. UBA7669 genome:
- a CDS encoding cytochrome c oxidase assembly protein, with translation MLALLHPVAQLSLREFSVHPSTTIGIGLFAAAYLWRARQGPSPEDLVPVGQQTPQSPDTPGPSGPQRLAYFTSLLLLFLTLNGPLHDLSDFYLFSGHMVQHLILTLVVPPLMVFGTPGWMLRPLLRRAPLFRGARKLTSITWCFVIFNLVLAFWHLPPMYNLALASHPVHILQHLMFIAASVLMWWPLMSPLPELPRAAYPAQMLYCFLMVIPMSIISIYIAMADTLLYPAYAAAPRILGITPMQDQQYGGLIMWIPGGVFFYAVMTVVFFKWSARGEDSEASAQIGWVPGASA, from the coding sequence ATGCTCGCCCTGCTCCATCCCGTCGCTCAACTCTCGTTGCGCGAGTTCTCGGTCCACCCGAGTACGACTATCGGCATCGGCCTCTTCGCCGCCGCGTACCTCTGGCGCGCCCGCCAGGGCCCGTCCCCCGAAGACCTCGTCCCGGTCGGCCAGCAGACACCGCAAAGCCCCGACACGCCCGGCCCGAGCGGCCCGCAGCGTCTGGCCTATTTCACCTCGCTGCTGCTGCTCTTCCTCACGCTGAACGGTCCGTTGCATGACCTCAGCGATTTCTATCTGTTCAGCGGCCACATGGTCCAGCATCTCATTCTCACGCTGGTCGTGCCGCCGCTCATGGTGTTCGGTACACCGGGCTGGATGCTGCGTCCGCTGCTGCGCCGCGCACCGTTGTTCCGCGGTGCCCGCAAGCTCACGAGCATCACCTGGTGCTTTGTGATCTTCAACCTCGTGCTGGCGTTCTGGCATCTGCCGCCGATGTACAACCTCGCGCTGGCCAGCCACCCCGTGCACATCCTGCAGCATCTCATGTTCATCGCGGCGTCCGTGCTCATGTGGTGGCCGCTCATGTCACCGCTGCCCGAACTGCCGCGCGCCGCGTATCCCGCGCAGATGCTGTACTGCTTCCTCATGGTCATCCCCATGTCGATCATCTCCATCTACATCGCCATGGCGGACACCCTGCTGTATCCGGCGTATGCGGCCGCGCCGCGCATTCTGGGCATCACGCCCATGCAGGATCAGCAGTATGGCGGCCTGATCATGTGGATCCCGGGCGGCGTGTTCTTCTATGCGGTGATGACGGTGGTGTTCTTCAAGTGGTCGGCACGCGGCGAAGACAGCGAGGCCAGCGCGCAGATTGGCTGGGTGCCGGGAGCGAGCGCGTGA
- a CDS encoding acyltransferase family protein has translation MKTERLVSLDVFRGMTVAGMLLVNNPGTWSAIYPPLAHAPWHGWTPTDLIFPFFLFIVGITTELSLRARRARGDDEGAIVRQVLRRGSLIFLFGLLLSGFPFFTWPPALEGASVLERVVHRVEHWRIMGVLQRIGVAYLCGALLTLRTTLRQQLLIVLALLFGYWALMTLVPVPDTGVPGRFVLDKPDQLLSAWLDRTVLGVDHLWSGAKTWDPEGLLSTLPAIATMICGTFAGRWIAEQQRPLTERLAALFAVGALAMMLGLMWHWVFPINKNIWTSSYVVFTAGIGAVSLATCMWLIDVMQWRRWTFPFVIYGVNPMLAFLGSGLMARLIASLWTWETAEGTRTSLQAFVFKTMYASWLPPREASFAYAVSFVALWFLILWGAWKRGWVLKV, from the coding sequence GTGAAGACCGAGCGACTCGTCTCGCTCGACGTCTTTCGCGGCATGACCGTGGCCGGCATGCTGCTGGTCAACAACCCGGGAACCTGGTCAGCCATCTATCCGCCGCTGGCGCATGCGCCGTGGCATGGATGGACCCCGACTGACCTCATCTTCCCGTTCTTTCTCTTCATCGTTGGCATCACCACCGAGCTCTCGCTGCGCGCCCGTCGTGCGCGTGGCGACGACGAAGGCGCCATCGTGCGCCAAGTGCTGCGCCGCGGCTCGCTGATCTTTCTCTTCGGCCTGCTGCTCTCGGGCTTCCCGTTCTTTACCTGGCCGCCCGCACTCGAAGGTGCAAGTGTCCTCGAGCGCGTCGTGCATCGCGTGGAGCACTGGCGCATCATGGGCGTGCTGCAGCGCATCGGCGTGGCCTATCTGTGCGGCGCGCTGCTCACGCTGCGTACCACCCTGCGTCAGCAACTGCTCATCGTGCTGGCACTGCTGTTCGGTTACTGGGCGCTCATGACGCTCGTGCCGGTGCCTGACACCGGTGTGCCGGGGCGCTTTGTCCTCGACAAGCCCGATCAGTTACTCAGCGCCTGGCTCGATCGCACCGTGCTCGGTGTGGACCACCTGTGGTCGGGCGCCAAGACCTGGGACCCCGAGGGCCTGCTCAGCACCCTGCCGGCCATCGCCACCATGATCTGCGGTACATTTGCCGGCCGCTGGATTGCCGAGCAGCAGCGTCCGCTCACCGAGCGCCTCGCGGCGCTGTTTGCGGTGGGCGCGCTGGCCATGATGCTCGGGCTCATGTGGCACTGGGTCTTCCCCATCAACAAGAACATCTGGACCAGCTCGTACGTAGTCTTTACGGCCGGCATCGGCGCCGTGTCCCTGGCCACCTGCATGTGGCTCATCGATGTCATGCAGTGGCGACGTTGGACCTTCCCGTTCGTCATTTATGGGGTGAACCCGATGCTGGCGTTTCTCGGGTCCGGCCTCATGGCCCGTCTCATCGCGTCGCTATGGACCTGGGAGACGGCGGAGGGCACACGGACCTCTCTGCAGGCATTCGTGTTCAAGACCATGTACGCGTCATGGCTTCCGCCGCGGGAAGCGTCCTTTGCGTACGCCGTGAGTTTCGTGGCGCTGTGGTTCCTGATTCTCTGGGGCGCCTGGAAACGCGGTTGGGTTCTCAAGGTGTGA
- the dacB gene encoding D-alanyl-D-alanine carboxypeptidase/D-alanyl-D-alanine endopeptidase: MAKTQRTMRTVALLAGLALAEVLAMPQPLDAQTSTRSKARSSSTRSRSRATTTRRAKAPVVPVLRHTTPRGAEALTGDLGTLLSSRTRNGEWGALVVSITRGDTLFSRGADSKLVPASTMKLFTAAIALEKLGPEHTYSTDVLRDGPLSDAGVLSGNLVLRGDGDPSLSTRFVRGGPGAAMSLLAQFTAGAGIKRVTGNLIADASAFESRRIPEGWLSRYAGAGYAAPFSALSLNENIVIVGVTAGSSGGGAKVFLEPASTALTVTNTVRTVSGSGSRITARRVGDDRVVVSGTIGARAGTVKYQLVVGDPVTFTAGAFRAALEAQGVQVDGDIIVGRTPASATVVTSLPSPPLARLISVMNRESINLLAEQIYRSAPRGPSRLGVGSAQTAGATLQDFLVNEVGVPAGAVRATDGSGLSVLDSVTPRALVELLAHAHRAPWGSAFHASLPVAGESELLRNRMRATPAQGNLHAKTGTTNDVIGLSGYVTAENGEILAFAFLYNGKDRWHARETIDAMGPTMAAFTRD, translated from the coding sequence ATGGCGAAGACACAGCGGACGATGCGCACGGTGGCGCTGCTGGCCGGTTTGGCACTCGCGGAAGTGTTGGCCATGCCGCAGCCGCTGGACGCGCAGACGTCGACACGCAGCAAGGCGCGCAGCAGCAGCACACGCTCGCGTTCACGCGCCACCACCACGCGTCGCGCCAAGGCGCCCGTGGTGCCGGTGCTGCGGCACACCACACCGCGGGGCGCCGAGGCACTCACCGGCGACCTCGGCACCCTGCTCTCGAGTCGCACCCGCAACGGCGAGTGGGGCGCATTGGTGGTCAGTATCACTCGCGGCGACACCCTGTTCTCGCGCGGTGCCGACAGCAAGCTGGTGCCGGCCAGCACCATGAAGCTCTTCACGGCCGCCATCGCGCTCGAAAAGCTGGGCCCCGAACACACCTACAGCACCGACGTGCTGCGCGATGGACCGCTCAGCGACGCTGGCGTGCTGTCGGGCAACTTGGTGCTGCGTGGCGACGGTGACCCATCCCTTTCCACGCGCTTTGTGCGTGGCGGGCCAGGCGCGGCCATGAGTCTGCTGGCGCAGTTCACGGCCGGCGCCGGCATCAAGCGAGTCACGGGCAATCTCATTGCCGATGCCAGCGCCTTCGAATCGCGTCGCATCCCCGAGGGCTGGCTCTCACGTTACGCCGGGGCCGGGTACGCGGCGCCGTTCTCCGCGCTCTCGCTCAACGAAAACATCGTCATTGTCGGCGTGACCGCCGGTTCGAGCGGTGGTGGCGCCAAGGTGTTCCTGGAGCCCGCGTCCACGGCACTCACCGTGACCAACACCGTGCGCACCGTGTCCGGCAGTGGCTCACGCATCACCGCGCGCCGCGTCGGCGACGATCGGGTCGTGGTGTCGGGCACCATCGGCGCACGCGCCGGCACGGTGAAGTATCAGCTGGTGGTCGGCGACCCGGTCACGTTCACCGCCGGTGCATTTCGCGCGGCGCTCGAAGCGCAGGGCGTGCAGGTGGACGGCGACATCATCGTGGGCCGCACACCCGCCTCCGCCACCGTGGTCACGTCCCTCCCTTCGCCGCCGCTTGCACGACTGATTTCGGTCATGAACCGTGAGAGCATCAACCTGCTCGCGGAGCAGATCTATCGCAGTGCGCCCCGCGGGCCTTCACGGCTTGGCGTGGGCAGCGCACAGACGGCGGGCGCAACACTGCAGGATTTTCTCGTGAACGAAGTGGGTGTGCCGGCTGGTGCCGTGCGCGCCACTGATGGCAGCGGGCTCTCGGTGCTGGACAGCGTGACGCCGCGTGCGCTGGTCGAGCTCCTCGCCCACGCCCATCGCGCGCCATGGGGCAGTGCCTTCCATGCGTCGCTGCCGGTGGCCGGCGAATCCGAGCTGCTGCGCAATCGCATGCGCGCGACGCCTGCCCAGGGCAACCTGCACGCCAAGACCGGCACCACCAACGACGTGATTGGCCTCTCGGGCTACGTCACGGCGGAGAACGGGGAGATTCTCGCCTTTGCGTTTCTTTACAACGGCAAGGATCGCTGGCACGCCCGGGAGACCATCGATGCGATGGGGCCGACGATGGCGGCGTTCACGCGCGACTGA
- a CDS encoding beta strand repeat-containing protein translates to MSRIAAHPSRRRGARPLSALLFSAVLLSACAGGADVVAPGGNNGGNNGGGSVGAPARLDLSTASLRLSSVGASEQVTAQVRDAAGNMVAGASVNWSSADITVADVAGVGTTAVITARAPGRTTIRAQIGSMVQDIAVNVAAIRTLTLSPASASVRAGDTFRFTPSLDADEGALLELRWQTDNPAVASVNPQGVVTAIAPGTSLVRVNAVGDPRVVALAQLVVTTARSVAIIGAPSQLWVGDEAQLQSLVDVDSTQSRAVVWSSSDASVLSVSNSGKLVAYGVGTATVRLASTADVALRDSAIVRVGPPRVVTVSPASVQMVAGETRTLQAAVQIEAGLSTAVQWRSSNPSVAMVASTGMVTGVSQGTATITAVSLADSTRRGSATVSITGAVRDLDVSPSAVSLFLGDSATLVASVSADPGIPTTTIWRSSNASVASVNDDGTVTALRVGTAIVTALAAADTSKRATALITVRYAPVVTMTPSSALLQPGGTRQFSANVQADAGVNTAVTWSSSNPAVAVVSSSGLVTAQSMGTTIITATSVADDSRHATATVTVAPAVRDVMISPAILTLAPQATEVLTATVLGDAGVPTGIIWRSANPSVASVAANGAVTGVSLGSTTITALSVADTSKRATASITVRVPPQVSVNPATVALDLGQTVDIVATVTAGAGVSTAVTWRSSNPSIASVNSNGRATAVGFGTTLVTAISVADTLRRASTTVTVVPRVQSVSVSPASVSVSPGASATLSAVVAADPGAVTAVIWRSSNGAVASVSSNGVVTGIANGSATITALSVVDTTKRGTASVDVVNGVVVQVSPSSATLRVNEQQVLTATVQAEVGQSTAVSWRSSNPSVASVSGGGVVSGVAVGTAVITAVSAQDTTRRASASITVEPRVLSVNINPASASLSTGGTQQFSATVLGDPGASTAVTWRSSQPAIASVSSSGLVTAMSAGSATITAVSVGDTTRQATASVTVLSPVSLSVSPSSASITAGQSVQLTPTVNAPGGQSTGVTYMSSNPGVASVNFTGLVSGLGQGSAVITVRSVADTSRTATATITVSPPATRLAVSWSSARVSGALFEDVVSVKVVDANNAWAVNSQGNVYRWNGSAWSLTASGSTYSTQFLSVSASSTSNVVAVGTGGRIVRFNGSSWSAQTSGTSNTLNAVWMESGSVGFAVGANGTALRWNGSNWTASSTGLTETLNAVWSTGGQAWAVGDGGEVVRWNGSAWARQNTPTNQTLYGVSGSSSSNVVAVGTSGTLLRFNGSSWQNVNSGNSADFYGVAGSSANGGRQYIASDVGLLQLDGSSVSTVSTPYAPRLYGVSVDGSGNAWTSGQRGSVMRFTGSSWETVNQAPDLIDVWTSASNNAWAVGEFGSVYRWNGSSWTRQSTPTTSSLNTVWAASSSEAFAGGDNGTMLRWNGSSWSNMAFPGSGNVYALWGTAANNVYATTSAGQVLRFNGSSWSVVTTAAQALWAVHGSSANDVFATGENGAALRFNGSSWSPVAAPTTGTLAGVFATGSGALAVGASAAGSSGLAFGFSGSWSTQSPGTSAVLTSVWGPSSTDVYATGASGTILRWNGSSWSAMSSGTSELLWSVSGAPSGSGGGFAVGYNGTVASATSGAGFMAAARIGEGTRGSLEPLAGARVVRGPLPTGKDRANRRR, encoded by the coding sequence ATGTCACGAATCGCTGCACATCCGTCACGCCGCCGTGGCGCACGTCCCCTGTCTGCGCTGCTTTTCTCGGCGGTGCTGCTTTCCGCCTGTGCCGGTGGCGCCGATGTGGTCGCGCCCGGAGGCAACAATGGTGGCAACAATGGCGGGGGCAGCGTCGGCGCACCGGCGCGACTCGACCTATCGACCGCTTCGCTGCGCCTGTCGTCGGTGGGTGCGTCTGAGCAGGTGACCGCACAGGTGCGTGACGCCGCTGGCAATATGGTGGCAGGCGCGTCAGTGAATTGGAGCAGTGCCGACATTACCGTGGCCGACGTGGCCGGTGTGGGCACCACTGCGGTCATTACCGCGCGCGCGCCGGGGCGCACGACCATCCGCGCGCAGATCGGCAGCATGGTGCAGGACATCGCCGTGAACGTGGCTGCCATTCGCACGCTCACCCTGTCGCCGGCCAGTGCCAGTGTGCGCGCGGGCGACACCTTCCGCTTCACTCCGTCGCTTGATGCCGACGAAGGGGCACTGCTGGAGCTGCGCTGGCAGACTGACAATCCGGCGGTGGCCTCTGTCAATCCGCAGGGTGTGGTGACCGCCATTGCGCCGGGCACGAGCCTGGTGCGGGTGAACGCCGTGGGTGACCCGCGTGTGGTCGCGCTCGCACAACTGGTGGTGACGACCGCACGCAGTGTGGCCATCATCGGTGCGCCGTCGCAGCTGTGGGTGGGCGACGAAGCGCAGCTGCAGAGCCTGGTGGACGTCGACTCCACACAGTCACGCGCCGTGGTGTGGAGCAGCAGTGATGCGTCGGTATTGAGCGTGAGCAACAGCGGCAAGCTCGTGGCCTATGGCGTGGGCACGGCCACCGTGCGCCTTGCCTCCACCGCTGATGTCGCGTTGCGCGACTCGGCCATCGTTCGCGTCGGGCCGCCGCGTGTCGTGACGGTGAGCCCCGCGTCGGTGCAGATGGTGGCCGGTGAAACGCGGACCCTGCAGGCTGCCGTGCAGATTGAAGCGGGCTTGTCCACGGCGGTGCAATGGCGCTCCAGCAATCCGTCCGTTGCCATGGTGGCCAGCACGGGCATGGTGACCGGCGTATCGCAGGGCACGGCCACCATCACGGCGGTGTCGCTGGCCGACAGCACACGCCGCGGCAGCGCCACGGTGAGCATCACCGGCGCGGTGCGTGATCTCGACGTGTCGCCTTCGGCGGTGTCGCTCTTCCTTGGCGACAGCGCCACGCTGGTGGCGTCGGTGTCGGCCGATCCGGGCATCCCCACCACCACCATCTGGCGCAGCAGCAACGCGTCGGTGGCCAGTGTGAACGATGACGGCACGGTGACCGCGTTGCGCGTGGGCACGGCCATTGTGACGGCACTTGCGGCTGCAGACACGAGCAAGCGCGCGACGGCACTCATCACGGTGCGTTACGCGCCCGTGGTGACGATGACGCCGAGCAGCGCGCTGTTGCAGCCGGGTGGTACGCGGCAGTTCTCGGCCAATGTGCAGGCCGATGCCGGTGTGAACACGGCGGTGACCTGGTCGTCCAGCAACCCGGCGGTGGCCGTGGTGAGCAGCAGCGGCCTGGTGACGGCGCAGAGCATGGGCACGACCATCATCACCGCCACCTCGGTGGCCGATGACAGCCGACACGCCACGGCCACCGTGACCGTGGCACCGGCTGTGCGCGATGTGATGATCTCACCAGCCATTCTTACCCTCGCGCCGCAGGCCACGGAGGTCCTCACCGCGACGGTACTGGGCGACGCGGGCGTCCCTACGGGCATCATTTGGCGCAGTGCCAATCCTTCGGTGGCGTCGGTGGCAGCCAACGGCGCCGTGACCGGTGTGTCGCTTGGCAGCACCACCATTACGGCCTTGAGTGTGGCCGATACCAGCAAGCGCGCCACGGCCAGCATCACGGTGCGGGTGCCGCCGCAGGTGTCGGTGAACCCGGCCACCGTGGCCCTCGATCTCGGACAGACGGTGGACATCGTGGCCACCGTGACGGCCGGCGCGGGGGTGAGCACAGCGGTCACATGGCGCAGCAGCAATCCGTCCATTGCGAGCGTGAACAGCAACGGCCGCGCCACGGCGGTGGGCTTTGGCACCACCCTCGTCACCGCCATCTCGGTGGCGGACACGTTGCGCCGAGCGAGCACGACGGTCACGGTGGTGCCGCGTGTGCAGTCGGTGAGTGTATCGCCTGCCAGCGTATCCGTGTCACCTGGTGCGTCGGCCACATTGAGTGCGGTGGTGGCCGCCGACCCGGGTGCCGTGACGGCCGTGATCTGGCGCAGCAGCAATGGCGCGGTGGCAAGCGTGTCGTCCAATGGTGTCGTGACCGGCATTGCCAACGGCAGTGCCACGATCACGGCATTGTCGGTGGTGGACACGACCAAGCGTGGTACGGCGTCGGTGGACGTGGTGAACGGCGTGGTGGTGCAGGTTTCACCCTCCAGCGCCACGCTGCGTGTGAACGAGCAGCAGGTGCTCACGGCCACGGTACAGGCCGAGGTGGGTCAGAGCACGGCGGTTTCCTGGCGCAGCAGCAACCCGAGTGTGGCGTCGGTATCCGGCGGCGGTGTGGTATCGGGTGTCGCGGTTGGCACGGCCGTCATCACCGCGGTGTCGGCTCAGGACACGACACGTCGCGCATCGGCCAGCATTACGGTGGAACCGCGCGTGCTGTCGGTGAACATCAATCCGGCCAGCGCGTCGCTGAGCACGGGCGGCACGCAGCAGTTCAGTGCCACGGTGCTGGGCGATCCGGGGGCCAGCACCGCTGTCACCTGGCGATCGAGTCAGCCCGCCATTGCGTCGGTGTCGAGCAGCGGGCTCGTGACCGCCATGTCGGCGGGTTCAGCCACCATCACCGCCGTATCGGTGGGTGACACCACCCGTCAGGCCACGGCCTCCGTGACGGTGCTGTCGCCGGTGTCGCTGAGTGTGTCGCCGAGTTCGGCGTCGATCACTGCCGGCCAGTCGGTCCAGCTCACGCCAACCGTGAATGCGCCGGGTGGTCAGAGCACGGGGGTGACGTATATGAGCAGCAACCCCGGTGTGGCGAGTGTGAACTTCACCGGTCTCGTGAGCGGCCTTGGACAGGGCAGCGCGGTCATTACGGTGCGCTCGGTGGCCGATACGTCACGAACCGCCACCGCGACCATTACGGTGAGCCCGCCAGCCACGCGTCTTGCGGTCAGTTGGTCCAGTGCACGCGTGAGCGGTGCGCTGTTCGAAGATGTGGTCTCGGTAAAGGTGGTGGACGCGAACAATGCCTGGGCGGTGAACTCGCAGGGCAATGTGTATCGCTGGAACGGCAGTGCGTGGTCGCTGACCGCGTCGGGTTCGACGTACAGCACGCAGTTCCTGTCGGTGTCGGCCTCGTCCACCAGCAATGTGGTGGCGGTGGGTACGGGTGGCCGCATCGTGCGCTTCAACGGGTCGTCGTGGAGTGCCCAGACGAGCGGCACGAGCAACACGCTCAACGCCGTGTGGATGGAAAGCGGCTCCGTGGGCTTTGCCGTGGGCGCCAACGGCACGGCGCTGCGCTGGAACGGATCCAACTGGACAGCAAGCAGCACAGGGCTGACTGAGACACTCAACGCCGTGTGGAGCACCGGCGGACAGGCCTGGGCCGTGGGTGACGGCGGTGAGGTGGTGCGCTGGAACGGGTCCGCCTGGGCGCGTCAGAACACACCCACCAACCAGACGCTGTACGGGGTGTCAGGCTCGAGCAGCAGCAACGTGGTGGCGGTTGGCACCTCGGGTACACTGCTGCGCTTCAATGGCTCGAGCTGGCAGAACGTGAACAGCGGCAACTCGGCCGACTTCTACGGCGTGGCCGGTTCATCGGCCAACGGCGGGCGGCAGTACATCGCCAGTGACGTGGGCCTGCTGCAACTTGACGGCAGCAGCGTAAGCACGGTGAGCACACCGTATGCACCGCGACTCTACGGTGTGTCGGTGGACGGCAGCGGCAATGCCTGGACCTCGGGTCAGCGCGGCAGCGTGATGCGCTTTACCGGCAGCAGCTGGGAAACGGTGAATCAGGCGCCCGACCTCATTGATGTGTGGACGAGCGCATCGAACAACGCCTGGGCGGTGGGCGAGTTCGGATCGGTGTATCGCTGGAACGGCAGCAGCTGGACGCGTCAGAGCACGCCAACAACCTCCTCGCTCAACACGGTATGGGCAGCCAGCAGCAGCGAGGCCTTTGCGGGTGGTGACAACGGCACCATGCTGCGCTGGAACGGCTCGTCGTGGAGCAACATGGCCTTCCCGGGCAGCGGCAACGTGTACGCACTCTGGGGTACGGCGGCCAACAACGTGTACGCCACCACATCGGCGGGACAGGTGCTGCGATTCAACGGCAGCAGCTGGAGTGTCGTGACCACGGCCGCGCAGGCGCTGTGGGCGGTGCACGGCAGCAGTGCCAACGACGTCTTCGCCACCGGCGAGAACGGCGCGGCGCTGCGCTTCAATGGCAGCTCGTGGAGCCCGGTCGCAGCGCCCACCACGGGCACGCTGGCCGGTGTGTTTGCCACGGGCAGCGGGGCGCTCGCGGTTGGCGCGAGTGCGGCCGGTTCGAGCGGGCTGGCATTCGGCTTCAGCGGATCGTGGAGCACACAGTCCCCCGGTACCAGCGCGGTGCTCACCTCGGTGTGGGGTCCTTCGTCCACCGATGTGTACGCGACCGGCGCCTCGGGCACGATTCTCCGCTGGAACGGCAGCAGCTGGAGTGCCATGTCGAGCGGCACGTCGGAACTGCTGTGGAGTGTGAGCGGCGCGCCCAGCGGCAGTGGCGGCGGGTTTGCGGTGGGTTACAACGGCACGGTGGCGTCGGCCACGAGCGGCGCCGGGTTCATGGCGGCGGCCCGGATTGGCGAGGGTACACGCGGATCACTCGAGCCGCTGGCCGGAGCGCGGGTGGTGCGTGGGCCGTTGCCGACGGGTAAGGATCGGGCGAACCGGCGGCGGTGA